The following coding sequences lie in one Brevibacterium marinum genomic window:
- the map gene encoding type I methionyl aminopeptidase, with amino-acid sequence MIELKTPAEIDKMAVTGRFVAKTLAELSSIAEPGMNIMHLEKRARKLIEDAGAKSCYWDYAPSFGEGPFRNVICLSVNDGVLHGKPHDYVMKDGDLLTLDFAVSIDGWVADAARSVVVGDGSEDDQRLIDSTWSGLEAGISAAQAGNRLGDISKAIGDVADEQRIPVNLDFGGHGLGHTMHEEPHVANRGKGGRGLVLKPGLTLAIEPWWSFTSKKLSVDEDGWTLRLADGSNGAHSENTIAITEDGPRVLTTLD; translated from the coding sequence GTGATTGAGCTGAAGACACCCGCCGAGATCGACAAGATGGCGGTCACCGGCCGATTCGTCGCGAAGACATTGGCCGAATTGTCTTCGATCGCGGAGCCGGGCATGAACATCATGCACCTGGAGAAGCGAGCCAGGAAGCTCATCGAGGATGCCGGTGCGAAATCCTGCTATTGGGACTACGCACCCTCATTCGGGGAAGGGCCCTTCAGGAACGTCATCTGCCTCTCGGTCAACGACGGAGTCCTCCACGGCAAGCCCCACGACTACGTGATGAAGGACGGGGACCTGCTGACCTTGGACTTCGCGGTGTCCATCGACGGCTGGGTCGCCGATGCCGCGCGTTCCGTCGTCGTCGGTGACGGCAGCGAAGACGACCAGCGCCTCATCGACTCCACCTGGTCAGGGCTGGAGGCCGGAATTTCGGCTGCCCAGGCCGGCAACCGCCTCGGCGACATCTCGAAGGCGATCGGCGACGTCGCCGATGAACAGCGGATTCCGGTCAACCTCGATTTCGGCGGACACGGGCTCGGCCACACGATGCACGAGGAACCGCACGTGGCCAATCGAGGCAAGGGCGGACGCGGCCTGGTCCTCAAGCCCGGTCTGACCCTGGCGATCGAGCCCTGGTGGTCGTTCACCTCGAAGAAGCTCTCCGTCGACGAGGACGGCTGGACCCTGCGTCTTGCCGATGGATCGAACGGTGCGCATTCGGAGAACACGATCGCCATCACCGAGGACGGGCCCCGAGTGCTGACCACCCTCGACTGA
- a CDS encoding DUF981 family protein, producing MGSALTGEQSPGMIDWAAMPTYNTIMSVAVGAGLLAVVLLFMDLRKASGVDEASERRRQLSTDGWAIAFGVLGLLLTATGLHMTLTWPLAAGGFAFDNIIFGETSLAFGVLMLGAAVYLWKRGAEIKADPTPLKLAARTVRPLSIFIAALGLALFAIAIAGVTYQLFAAPPQEPISGAFADYPMIEATFMSVLFALVGVGALVFPFAANSVLRTPAAAKSGGAVKTVGIMFTVTGVVFVLFGAMNYFTHIGLVVNTM from the coding sequence ATGGGTTCGGCTCTGACCGGTGAACAGTCCCCGGGAATGATCGATTGGGCGGCGATGCCCACCTACAACACCATCATGTCGGTGGCAGTCGGCGCAGGGCTGCTCGCAGTCGTGCTGTTGTTCATGGATCTGCGCAAGGCAAGCGGAGTCGACGAGGCCTCCGAACGACGACGTCAGTTGAGTACGGACGGCTGGGCCATCGCCTTCGGAGTGCTCGGACTGCTCCTGACTGCGACGGGCCTGCACATGACACTGACGTGGCCACTGGCAGCCGGAGGGTTCGCCTTCGACAACATCATCTTCGGTGAGACGAGCCTGGCCTTCGGCGTCCTCATGCTCGGTGCCGCCGTGTACCTGTGGAAGCGCGGCGCGGAAATCAAAGCAGATCCAACTCCGCTGAAACTGGCGGCTCGCACCGTGCGTCCGCTGTCGATCTTCATCGCCGCCTTGGGCCTGGCACTGTTCGCGATCGCGATTGCCGGCGTCACCTACCAGCTGTTCGCCGCCCCGCCGCAGGAACCGATCTCCGGGGCATTTGCTGACTACCCGATGATCGAAGCGACCTTCATGTCGGTGCTCTTCGCGCTTGTCGGGGTCGGAGCCCTCGTGTTCCCATTCGCGGCGAACTCGGTGCTGCGGACGCCTGCGGCCGCCAAATCCGGGGGAGCAGTCAAGACCGTCGGCATCATGTTCACTGTCACCGGTGTCGTCTTCGTGCTCTTCGGTGCGATGAACTACTTCACTCACATCGGGCTCGTGGTCAACACCATGTGA